CAAACGTTTCTGGGTGCCCGCTTCGACGCCGGTCTGGCCTGGGTGTGGGCGGCACCGCAGGATGGCGGCGCGCAGGCCGATCGGTCTTTGCAGTCGCGGGTGGAGCGGCGGCTGGCCGCCGCCGGAGCGCCGATCGCTTTCCGGTACAACCCGATCGGGTTGGGCATGGTGGCGCCGGCGCTGTTCGCCCACGGCGAGCCCGAGCAGCGCAGCAGGTACTTGCGTGCGCTGTTCACCGGCGAGGAGATCTGGTGTCAGCTGTTCAGCGAACCCTCAGCCGGCTCGGACGTGGCCGGGCTGGCCACCCGCGCACGGCGTGATGGTGACAACTGGGTCGTCAACGGCCAGAAGGTCTGGACCTCCGCCGCGCAGCACGCCCGTCGTGGACTGTTAATTGCACGCACCGATCCCGACGTGCCCAAGCATGCCGGGCTGACCGCTTTCGTGGTCGACATGACCGCACCGGGCATCGACGTGCGTCCACTTCGGCAAATCACCGGTGACGCCGAGTTCAACGAGGTCTACCTCACCGACGTGCGGATAGCCGACCGTGACCGGATCGGGGAAGTCGGCCAGGGCTGGCAGGTAGCGACCACGATGTTGATGAACGAGCGGGTGGCCCTCGGTGGTGCGATGGCGGCTGGCGGCGAACGCCCCGGCGTGCGAATTCTCGACGCCTACCGGGCCGCCGCGCGCCCCGATAAGGCGCGCCGCGATCGAGCAGTGCAGCTCTGGGTCGAAGCCAACGTCGTCGCCCTGACCGCCACCCGGCTCGCTGCTGAGACCGGCCGTGGGCAGCCCGGCCCCATGGGCTCGGTGCTCAAACTCGCTGGTGCCGAACACAATCAGCGGGTCACCGAGTATCTGCTCGACTTGCAGGGGCTGGCGAGCTCTAACGACACCGTTCGCGACTATCTGCGGGCGCGCGCCAACACCATTGAGGGCGGTACCTCGGAGATTATGCGCAACATCCTCGGCGAGCGGGTCTTGGGTCTGCCCGCGGAGGCCCGGGTCGACAAGAACGTCGCGTGGCGAGACGTCCCACGCTAACGGCAGGCAGGCAACGACAGCACTAGACGAGGGACGGTGACGGCGGTGGCGTTCTCCACGGAACAACACGAACTGCGGCGCACTGTGCGCGATTTCCTCGAAAGAAAGTCGCCCGAATCCGAGGTGCGCCGCCTGATGGACACCCCGACCGGTTTCGACGCTGCGGTCTGGCAGCAGATGGGAGCACAGCTCGGGCTGCCCGGCATTCACATCCCAGAAGAGTTCGGCGGAGTGGGATTGGGCTACGTCGACTTGTGCATCGCGCTTGAGGAGATGGGCACGCACCTGTTCGGCGGGCCGTTCTTCGCCTCGGCCGTCTTAGCCTGAATCCGTGGATGGGTGATTTCGTGTTGCCGTCGACGCGGTTGTTTTGGGATGCGGCCGAGTGTGGCGCGGTGGGGCGTGGGTGATCCGCTGGCCTGTACCAGCTTTCCTTTGGGTTCCTTGGGTCGGGCCTGGGATGGCGGGGCGGACAGGGCTTGGAAGGTGGGGTCAGGCGGCGCGGGGTTGCGCGATCGGGTAACCGATGACGTTGTGCCACAGGGCCTTCCATCTGGCTCGCCAATGCCAGTGGGCGGGTAGGTGCAGCATTGGTTTGCGGGCCGGGGCGGCGAAGCGGGCCGGGATGTTGATCAGGTCGCGGCGCAGGGTAGCCCCGCGGGC
This Mycobacterium xenopi DNA region includes the following protein-coding sequences:
- a CDS encoding acyl-CoA dehydrogenase family protein, producing the protein MTEQPAAAGAVDLDAQVEALVCRYPPGDCDRQTFLGARFDAGLAWVWAAPQDGGAQADRSLQSRVERRLAAAGAPIAFRYNPIGLGMVAPALFAHGEPEQRSRYLRALFTGEEIWCQLFSEPSAGSDVAGLATRARRDGDNWVVNGQKVWTSAAQHARRGLLIARTDPDVPKHAGLTAFVVDMTAPGIDVRPLRQITGDAEFNEVYLTDVRIADRDRIGEVGQGWQVATTMLMNERVALGGAMAAGGERPGVRILDAYRAAARPDKARRDRAVQLWVEANVVALTATRLAAETGRGQPGPMGSVLKLAGAEHNQRVTEYLLDLQGLASSNDTVRDYLRARANTIEGGTSEIMRNILGERVLGLPAEARVDKNVAWRDVPR
- a CDS encoding acyl-CoA dehydrogenase family protein, encoding MAFSTEQHELRRTVRDFLERKSPESEVRRLMDTPTGFDAAVWQQMGAQLGLPGIHIPEEFGGVGLGYVDLCIALEEMGTHLFGGPFFASAVLA